The Aedes aegypti strain LVP_AGWG chromosome 3, AaegL5.0 Primary Assembly, whole genome shotgun sequence genome contains a region encoding:
- the LOC23687713 gene encoding larval/pupal cuticle protein H1C, producing the protein MYKLFVFSCLIAAAVAAPAPGVVVASPVVHAAPVAVSHQSSHVVHHAPVVKHAVVAHHTPVVAVHHAPVVKALPVVHHTPVLTKTVVASPVVHAVHTPVVHHTPIVHHTPVLAKTVVAAPVVHSVHPVHSVPVVKSVVVHH; encoded by the exons ATGTACAAGCTG TTCGTTTTCTCGTGCTTGATCGCCGCTGCCGTCGCCGCTCCAGCTCCAGGAGTCGTTGTTGCCTCTCCAGTTGTGCACGCTGCTCCAGTTGCCGTCAGCCACCAGTCCTC GCACGTCGTGCATCACGCTCCAGTCGTTAAGCATGCCGTTGTTGCCCACCACACTCCAGTAGTTGCCGTGCACCACGCTCCAGTCGTCAAGGCCCTCCCAGTTGTCCACCACACTCCAGTCTTGACCAAGACCGTCGTGGCTTCCCCAGTTGTCCATGCCGTCCACACCCCAGTCGTCCACCATACCCCAATCGTTCACCACACCCCAGTCCTGGCCAAGACCGTCGTCGCCGCTCCAGTCGTGCACTCCGTCCACCCAGTCCACTCCGTCCCAGTCGTCAAGAGCGTCGTCGTCCACCACTAA